One window from the genome of Desulforamulus ruminis DSM 2154 encodes:
- the cas2 gene encoding CRISPR-associated endonuclease Cas2, which yields MFVVLVYDVNQKRVNKVLKKCRQYLNWVQNSVLQGEISEANLTKLKMELERIINKEEDSIILYNLRTTKYFFPEILGLQKGGEGNIL from the coding sequence ATGTTTGTTGTACTGGTCTATGATGTCAACCAAAAGAGAGTAAATAAGGTTCTCAAAAAATGCCGCCAGTACTTGAACTGGGTGCAGAATTCCGTTTTACAGGGGGAAATATCCGAAGCCAATCTTACGAAGCTTAAAATGGAACTGGAAAGAATCATTAATAAAGAGGAAGATTCGATCATCCTTTATAATTTGCGCACAACCAAATACTTCTTCCCTGAGATATTAGGCTTGCAAAAAGGCGGGGAAGGAAATATCCTTTAA
- the cas1b gene encoding type I-B CRISPR-associated endonuclease Cas1b — MKKTLYIFSNGEIHRKDNTLYFETETGRRFLPVEDTGEIMIFGEVQFNKKLLEFLSQKEIILHYFSHHGYYMGTFYPREHLSSGYMILRQSEHYLDEERRLAIAREFVRGAAKNIRQVLKYYHGREKEVGEFIAAVERLLPSVDDCRDIAALMAIEGNIRDHYYRAFDAIIGHPDFIFQERSRRPPKNYLNTLISFGNSLMYSICLSEIYKTHLDPRIGFLHATNFRRFTLNLDIAEIFKPILIDRLIFFLIGKKMITKQDFEQSTEGILLKDKAKRCFIEELDKKLMTTIQHREIGRSVSYRRMIRLELYKLEKHLMGEKDYTPFIARW; from the coding sequence GTGAAAAAGACGCTGTATATTTTCTCCAACGGGGAAATCCATCGCAAAGACAACACCTTATACTTTGAGACAGAAACCGGGCGGCGGTTTCTTCCCGTTGAAGATACCGGGGAGATCATGATTTTCGGGGAAGTACAGTTTAACAAAAAACTTCTGGAATTCCTTTCCCAAAAGGAGATTATCCTGCACTACTTCAGCCACCATGGTTACTATATGGGCACTTTCTATCCCCGGGAGCATTTGAGTTCCGGCTATATGATCCTGCGGCAGTCGGAGCATTATTTGGATGAGGAGCGGCGATTAGCTATTGCCCGGGAGTTTGTGCGGGGGGCGGCAAAAAATATTCGCCAGGTGCTGAAATATTATCATGGCCGGGAGAAAGAGGTGGGTGAATTTATTGCCGCCGTGGAAAGACTGCTTCCCTCTGTGGATGACTGCCGGGACATTGCAGCCCTGATGGCCATTGAAGGCAACATCCGGGATCATTATTACCGGGCCTTTGACGCCATCATCGGCCATCCCGACTTTATTTTTCAGGAAAGAAGCCGCCGTCCCCCGAAAAATTATTTAAACACCCTCATCAGCTTTGGCAATTCTTTAATGTATTCCATCTGTTTAAGTGAAATTTATAAAACCCATCTGGACCCCCGGATTGGCTTTCTTCACGCTACGAATTTTCGGCGCTTTACTCTGAATTTGGATATAGCGGAGATCTTTAAACCCATTCTAATTGATCGGTTAATCTTTTTCCTGATCGGCAAAAAAATGATTACCAAACAGGATTTTGAGCAAAGCACCGAAGGAATTCTGCTTAAAGATAAGGCCAAGAGATGCTTTATCGAGGAGTTAGACAAAAAGCTAATGACCACCATTCAGCACCGGGAGATTGGCCGGTCCGTTTCCTATCGCCGCATGATCCGTCTGGAGCTTTATAAGCTGGAAAAGCATCTGATGGGGGAAAAGGATTATACTCCTTTTATAGCCCGATGGTGA
- the cas4 gene encoding CRISPR-associated protein Cas4, whose product MPEKEIGVSGTLVWYYYICPREVWLISHQINPDQDNDNVSLGRFIGENTYQREKKEISVGGSKIDVFHMENGQMVIGEVKKSSKYKESARMQLAFYLSELKERGIEARGELRFPKEKVREEVLMDEQTEQELERVRREILRIVYLDKPPQPRKIKFCKNCAYAEFCWS is encoded by the coding sequence GTGCCGGAAAAGGAGATCGGTGTAAGCGGTACATTGGTCTGGTACTATTACATCTGCCCCCGTGAGGTCTGGCTGATCAGCCATCAGATCAACCCCGACCAGGATAACGATAATGTGTCCCTGGGCCGCTTTATCGGTGAGAATACCTATCAACGTGAGAAGAAGGAAATCAGTGTGGGCGGCAGTAAAATTGATGTCTTTCATATGGAAAACGGGCAAATGGTCATCGGTGAAGTAAAGAAAAGCTCCAAATACAAGGAGAGCGCCCGGATGCAGTTGGCCTTTTACTTAAGTGAACTGAAAGAGCGGGGCATTGAGGCCCGGGGGGAACTGCGGTTTCCTAAAGAAAAAGTCCGGGAGGAAGTCCTGATGGATGAACAAACGGAACAGGAACTGGAGCGGGTGCGGCGGGAGATTTTGCGCATTGTTTACTTGGATAAACCGCCCCAACCCCGGAAGATTAAATTCTGTAAAAACTGTGCCTATGCCGAATTCTGCTGGTCTTAG